The Glycine soja cultivar W05 chromosome 19, ASM419377v2, whole genome shotgun sequence genomic sequence ATTctgaaaattcattaaatattcaACCAAATGACTTGTGAGTTGGAAAAGAGGGATATTCATATTCGGTCTACAAAACTAATTCTAACAACTAAGATAGTATCAAAATGAGAAATAGACTGCGAAaggatttttctttaaaataaaaagataaaattcgtaactgataaaatttaaaatctgaatATTTGAAACCCTAGTCCCAAGATGAATACATGTATTCAACGACTACAATatccttatcccactaggtaaAGTCAGCTATATGGATCACACAAAGCCATTGGtttagttaaaaatcaaataatcaagGATATTATTTACCATGAGATCCCTTTTAATCAATTCCTCAGATGTCCTTTTTGGTCTCCCTCTCCTTTTCTCAGGAATAAAAGCCATTCGAACTACTCTCCTCACTAATGCTTTCAGTGGCCTTATTTGCACATGTCCAATGCACTTAACAGatgttttgttctcttttttgtCAATAGGTGTCACAGTCACACTAATATCTCCTCATGCACAATCAAACTCCTGAGATGTATCCCTATTCCCTAATTAAAATAACCCTCACTGTCACTGTCTCTCTGAATTCATTTTATGTATCTTCTTCATTCTTATGAACTTATTACATGAAATACAATAGATTAAACTTAAGGTACTCAAAAAGATCCATGTGTATTTTGCTCAGAAGATAGTTCAGCCCGTTGCATTCAGTTGTTCACTACActgatcattaaaaaaaatctttaactactctaaaaaataatatagtgaCAAGCAAGACATGGCcccaatattattatataaatagaaGAAAGTAGCACCTGTTGCTTTTCAATTCGCAGGGCCATTGTCTTGATTCCTCGCAAACAAAGCCAACAGTCAAATGGTGCTAAGCCTGAACCCTCTGCATTTTGCAAGAAATACATTTCCTTTCCCAACCTTAAGATTAACAAAAGGAGGCAACCATCCAAGAGGGGATGCAAAGTGAGTAATGAGTACTGATCCACACCACagtaattaaaagaataaatataaaaatgaaaactccATTAGAAGTAAAATTGCAAGTAGTTTACGAAAGAATAAAATCTTTAACTCAACTTTGCCTTAAATAAAGcttataaaagactaaaaaaggaATGAAAGAAATAGTGACAAGAgtatcattaaataattttgaaggagCTCAAGCACATTGAATTTAACAAAGCAAAGGGATTAGTTCGTTCTCCCTTTGGTTTGCAATAGGAAAGgactttctaataaaaaaattcaaaccataatcTAACCTTTGATTTAAAACCAAGCTCATGGAATTTTTCACTACATatcttacaaaaataatttacacaAGCATCAGTCCGTCGTGTAGAAGAGCTTGTCAAAATTTACTGATCCATTTAATATACTAAAAGATAAAAGCatttactataaataaaaagatgttCAGTTAAATTGAAATCACAGCATTACTGAAAATGAGATATAGACTGACAAGTTCAAATAACAACGACAACAACAATTTCATATCTTTAATAACTGAAAATCTGAGAAACATTAAAAGAGTACCTACTTTTCACCCTTCACAGCAAGCACACCAGCCATAATGTCACTATGTCCAGCAATAAATTTTGTAGCTGAGTGCATGACAATATCTGCGGCACAAAAGTACTAGTCTGAGTATACTTTGGGTAGAACTAGGCATGTTGAGGTGTCCTTAATAAATTCCtttatagattaaaaaataaaagagtggAAAATGGAGTTTGCATTTCATCATACCCTTCACAAACATTTTGATGCAAAACCGAAATACCAAATAGAAAAATAGGGCAGAAAAAGCTTATGAGATGAAAAGAAGGATTAAATATATTCATACTCATTAGAATACAATACTTATATCTGCTCCATGTTAGCAAGCATGTTTTAAAGgagtaaatatatttatactcATTAGAATACTATACATATACCTGCTCCAAGTTCCAATGGCCGAGACAACACAGGTGACATTATACTATTGTCCACTAACACAAGAGCACCATGTGAATGAGCCATCTCTGATATTTTCTGGACATAAattaagaaaggagaaagaaaaaaaaattatattattgagAGCAGAACCATTTAACAATATTTAATATCAGAACTTCATATCACAGGATTtgaattttgtaatatattttatattagataTCTCCAAATAACTAAGTGACGCAACAATGACAAGAGAAGCTAATAGTAATTTAAGAAAGAAACTCCTATATATTTACAAAGGACAAGTGTCTAATATAAACTGAAATTGTAATTTATTGCCAAGAGAGAAAACATGATTAACAACTAATAATTCATAAGTAAAATATACATCATCCCCTTCATTATagtaagaaaattaatattggCAAGTCTGCAAGTTTCACCATTACAGTAACCTTGTATCTAGGTAGGGAAAAAATACTTATTGCTGGTAGTCAAAGATATACAACCTGATTGAAATTAAAGTCGGGGTATGATTTAGGGATTATTCATAATTGTAACACTCCAAacataaaggaaagaaaaggcATCATGTTTCCTGAAGTACAATATATCATTATCTTTACATATTTTCGGAGGGGGGCGGGGGGGATCAGAGTGAGATTCTGCATTACTGAAAGACATAAATTCCATAGCATTTCCTGAATGCTAAGACAAATATTCCTTTGCActtgacatttcaaatttagaCACCTATTACAAAATTTCCTAACAGTTTCTTAGGTATATAACACTGAGTGAGGAAAAGAAGATGGACAACAACCACAATAGTAAAACTTAATCAATATCATTGACATCAGAAAATCAGAACTACAAAATACAACACCTTACTCGAATATCAGAAATTTGAAGCCGAGGATTGGTTGGACTCTCAAGCCACACAAGCTTAGTCCTGAGTCCAATGGCAGCAGCAACCTCATCTAGATCACATGTATTTACCCGTCTGCACAAACAAGAATTGAAGTAAGATCACTAATAGACTTATACTCCACAGAACCAAAAAAGTTGGCTGGTTTGattgtataattaattactcAATATATAGTAAATAACTAAGCACAAATAACAAATCAGACTAACTTCACCACAATTCCAGTCCTTGGAACTACTTGAGACAGCAACCTATCTGAGCCACCATATACATCATCTCCGGTGACAATTTCCTCACCTATATGTACATTGTCAGGAGTCAATAACAAAGAActatcatttcttcttcttcttcttcgtaccccattgcccggaggctcttcgctatgcgaaggtatgggggagggatgttgtacgcagccttacccttgcatatgcaaagaggctgtttccggattcgaacccatgaccaacaagtcaccaaggcacaactttaccgctgcaccagggctcgccctcaacAAAGAACTATCATATtctatcaaaaagaaaaacaaaaagctaTTCTGTCAGAATACATTGCTGCAGCCCCACAGTTGATGAGTAACTTTTCTCAATTCTAGTTTGGTAATGAATCCAACATAGGAGCAATCAAGTAACCTTAGGCCTCGTAGTTGTAGGTACTTAGTATGTAAGTTAATCTAAATTCAAATAACCAAACATGAAGAAGGATCAGATTTTATCACACAGAATAAAGAAAAAGTACCAGTTCCAACAAGACGAACAACAGCACTCAAAGCAGCCATTCCACTGGTGAAGCACAGGGCTCTATCTGCTTTATCAAGCTTTGCTAGTAAACTGAGAACATAAAACATGCAAATTAAAAGAGGATAGACAAAGAAACATATATGGAACATCCATAGTTGCAATACAAAACACAAACCAATCACATCATGATCAAACCTTTCTAAAGCATCACGAGTAGGATTTCCACTTCTGGTATAGTCATAGGGACCATTTTCTATTGCAGAAGGCTGCATAATGAAGAGTATATGACATAAAGAAGCTAAAAGAAAGATATTCAATAGGGATGCTAAATACACAATACGCATGTGTTCATTGTGGATTGATCCAAGACACCAAATTTACACAAATGAACAAATCCAGCTATAGGGACTTCTGCCACATAATAATACACAAAATCAAAGTTTCACCTGCTTAAAAGTAGCCGTTTGGTAAAGCGGGGTACTAATTGCTCCAAAAGGATCAAACTTACTCTCGAAATTCATCACCATTGTTGAAATACTAGGCTCCCCTAAATCCTCTTCTGCAAACAAAAAGAATTAGCATTTACACATACaacaaaaactatatatatctGGTGTCAGCCCAGGAAACACGGCACATACCACTTAAGCTCATGGCAGCATCATCCAccaaagatgatgatgatgactccACTTCCATCTCTCTATTTTCAACCAAGCAATTCAACTTGAACCCCTCTGCACGCAACACTCTCTTGGTACTGAAATTTTCTGACTTGTTAAACCCCAAGCACTCCCACCTGGTTGCAGCAGTTGTGCTCTAAAACACACCATGCCAAGGAGAGAATGAGAATCATTATACAAATGAAAAAGGGTTATCATCATTGAGTGAAAAATATGATTTGAGCTCCTGAAGCAAAAGGGTCCTGAAATCAAGTTTCCCAATATCATGGAGGGGAAAGTTCATACTTCTCATATCTAGAAAagactgcatttttttttatcacgttTTAGCATTTTTCCCAAAATCAAAAGTGTACTTTCTTGTACTCTCGGGAAACAAAATACAATGGGAATATACACAGCAAATGAAGagcaaaaaagaagaatatGGGAAAGTTTTTTATACCTGAGCGTAACGATCAATGACGAGGGACTGAAGGAAGGGCTTCTGAGAAATTGCAGAAGAAAACATtattgaaattgatgtgtttggAGCAGGGTTATGTTGTTGTCTGCGCTTGTGTTAGTGATGGATTGTTCAACTTCAATGCCGTCTTTGCATTTGGTAACCATTTCGGCTTGTGGGGGTTTTCTAAGAATTTATTAGGCGAAATTCATTCGTTTCTTCactatttcttatttttgttttgtgaaaacgAGTTTTTGTTTGtgtactatttaaaaaaaattagcattaaataatttaaaattttgtttaatttgtcagttttataaaaatgttatctaattctaatttttaattgtttaattttgtattttttttatttttccattgaAAAGAGAATAAGATGTGAAAAATAGActattttcataatattattgtaatgtttttaaaaattaggatAACTAATATTGATTGGTTCATGTTTTggaaataaagaaaatgtttCAAAACTCAAGTTTgatactaatttatttttaaaatttacttattagattaaaaaaaattgtagttaaTAATggttttttatcaaatatttttttttctctaagtcTGGAtagttactattatttttttataagtattattagaaataaggatATCATGAATTTTATGTGAGATACAACATGCatccaaagaaaaagaaacatccATTTACATTGTGTTTGGTTGtgatagaaagaaaataaaagaaaatatgagaagaaaaagaaaaaagtgaaaagtaGGATTGTTCGctagagatgaaagaaaaatgaaataagagagaaaaaaaaagtaatgtagtgaataataaaataaaaaatatatataaataaagcatATGTGAACTTTCAATTGTACCCatgtgttatttttaaaaaaacattttacttttttgaaacaaactaattttgaattgcatatttttttttatcttgtagtAGGGTCAAACTTGGAGAgctgtatatttttttctaccaTATTTGAATTGGTCGGGGCACATATTCCATTGCCTCTTTTGGTTACAATATTTGAATATGGTGTTACAAATTCGATTTAGACATGAACTCTCTCTCTTTGAGCTTATTGTTTGTCACAAGAGTGTAATTTTGTTAAAGTAACAATTTGTGTATTCTTTCTTCACAAATTCGCTCAGTTTTGTGAAAAAAGTTGATTCGGTGGACCCCATATATGTTGTACAATATTTACTGTTAATTTAAACTCAAACGGATggttaaaatgtaaattttcttttctttgatatCCATACTTTATTCGTTCTTCTTTCATTACAAAGGAACATGGACTTAGAGAGCTATCAAAATGTGAAACAAATCCACACACAAGAGGAACTAATAGAGATGTCtttccaaaaattaattattgacacCTTTAATTTTTGGTGATGTTCTCTTCTTctattctcttttttcttcttttttctctacaATAGACTATCTTTCTAACTCTTTTACTATGgtctttattttgattttatttggtATTGAATTATTGGGAAAAAAATAGTTGCTGACATTAAACCTAATCATCACCTCTGTTGTGATGAGTCCATCATATGTCTATTGTCGCTATTATGCAATTATCCTATTGTACCCAAAAATAAAATCCCACTCCATAACCacacaggaaaaaaaatggtttgtAATATCAATATGATGCTTGCATATACGTATTCAAAGCGGGAAGGAAGTACACCTAACGCAAAAACTATTTTGGGTGCACTTATCAATCCAAATGCAAAATTTTCTTAGGCATCTAAAGGTGATTCTTATTATTATAACAACATTGTTTTGTGTTGTTAGAATATACATTTAAACCTAATGCATAATTTGCTGATGTAGGCTTCTTTTATCCCATTGATTTTGGCTATCCATGCACACAAGGTTTTCTTCCCATCTAAGGGTAAAGATATCATGCACGAGAATATAAAGAATAAGGTCAAAACAACCCAAAAGTTGTGAAATATAAACACTTAAGTTTAAGAATGACAATTGAATGATGTGAATGTTTCAAAACTCATCTCAAACCAGTCCGACTAGAAATTAGACTAATAAGTGGGTCAAGCCAATAATCAGTTCGAATATGTTATTGGCAGGTGATAATGTCATCAAACCGATCAAAAACTATATTAAAGTGGTGAATTTTGGTTCTGGGAGAACCGCCCATGGCCAAGGTCAACTAATAGTATTCACACACGTGACCCAAGGTTTGAAAATGGTTCaatacattttaaatattttatcaaataattttttatctactGTCACACATTATCGTCATTaccgaaaaataaaaaatcaaatgagaaaaataccTTTCGGACCAAACCCAATCAACTAATAGTTgaggaaaacaaaaaagttgaagatttgagatgtgtttggtttgtatttttattttttatttttaaaagattaaaattttaaaaatatgtttggtttgatttattttttttttatttttaaatttatttaaaattacatacattgtcatctcattttcattttatctaaaATGAGGTTcttatattcaattaaaaatacacgaaattttattgtttttatttcccAGTCATttcctgtttttatttttattaaaatattttcaaaaatcttaCACAACACATTTTTatcattactttttattttcaatgaaaatagaCAAACCAAAGACTAAGTTAGTCTGAAAGGTCCTTGAGTGAATTAAGCACATGGGAAATAAACAGGTAATAATAATCCACACCAACCAACCACCGCAGTGCCCACTCCCAGAATCTACTCGTCTGTTCTTTGGATGGGTTTCCTTCTTCACCCTCTTCCCTGAAACCACATAACCCCATGGCCATGGCACTCGACGCGGCACTCTGGATCGTGAAGATGACGTGGATTGCTCTCAGTGGCTGGATTTCTTCTTGTTTAATTGTTGCTGACGAATTTGCC encodes the following:
- the LOC114400707 gene encoding cystathionine beta-lyase, chloroplastic-like, giving the protein MFSSAISQKPFLQSLVIDRYAQSTTAATRWECLGFNKSENFSTKRVLRAEGFKLNCLVENREMEVESSSSSLVDDAAMSLSEEDLGEPSISTMVMNFESKFDPFGAISTPLYQTATFKQPSAIENGPYDYTRSGNPTRDALESLLAKLDKADRALCFTSGMAALSAVVRLVGTGEEIVTGDDVYGGSDRLLSQVVPRTGIVVKRVNTCDLDEVAAAIGLRTKLVWLESPTNPRLQISDIRKISEMAHSHGALVLVDNSIMSPVLSRPLELGADIVMHSATKFIAGHSDIMAGVLAVKGEKLGKEMYFLQNAEGSGLAPFDCWLCLRGIKTMALRIEKQQDNAQKIAEFLASHPRVKEVNYAGLPGHPGRDLHYSQAKGAGSVLSFLTGSLALSKHIVETTKYFSITVSFGSVKSLISMPCFMSHASIPAAVREARGLTEDLVRISVGIEDVNDLIADLGNALRTGPL
- the LOC114398362 gene encoding uncharacterized protein LOC114398362 yields the protein MAMALDAALWIVKMTWIALSGWISSCLIVADEFASSLRSGDIGPFHVG